The Cryobacterium roopkundense sequence GCCGGCCACTCCCGCGAGGGCGATCGGCAAGAGGGCACCAATCGGATAGACCCACTCCACGCTGATGCCCTGCCAGACCTCGTGGTTCAGACCCAGTTCGGCCCAGATACGGTACAGCGGCAGATCTCCGAGAACCCGGCCGGTCAGAATCGTGGGAAGCAGTGCGAAGAGAAAGACCGTGTGCAGCGTGATGAACCCCACGAGGAGGCTACGCGGATTCTGCAGACGCAGTCTTCGCGCGGGTGTCAAGGCCTTCAGGGCCGCACTGTCCAGCCGATCAACAATGAAACTCATGCAACTCACCTCAGCGTCGTTACGGCACCCGGGGGCGATTATTCCGGCAGTCTAGCCCCGGTTCCGATACCCGGACGGGGGCTTCACCGCCGGCAGGAGCGTGAATATCGTGTGGAAATGAGATTCACAACCGCGCGCCTGAAACTCCGCAGATCATGAGGATTCGCTGAACCAGCAGGGATTCTCAGTTGGACAGACCATACTTGTGAATCGCACCACCATCATCGAAATGACGAGGTAGTTTCATGGCCAACACTCTGGTGATCATTCCGACATACAACGAATGTGAAAACATCCCGCTCATTGTGGCGCGGGTGCGCGCCAGCGTTCCGGCCGCCCATGTGCTCGTGGTCGACGATTCCTCGCCGGACGGCACCGGCGTCTTGGCCGACGAGCTATCCGCGGCAGATGCCGCCGTGCACGTTCTGCATCGACACGACAAAACGGGCCTCGGTGCCGCCTACCTCGACGGCTTCGGCTGGGGACTCTCACACGGATACGACCAGCTCGTTCAACTTGACGCGGACGGTTCGCACCTCCCGGAGCAACTCCCAGATCTTCTGGCTGCGGCCGCGACTGCCGATGTCGTGATGGGTTCACGGTGGGTTCCCGGTGGCGCCGTGAAGAACTGGCCCTGGCACCGCCGCGCGTTGTCTCGGGGCGGATCAATCTACTCACGGGCGCTGCTCCGACTCCCGCAACGTGACGTCACGGGCGGATTCCGGGTGTACTCCGCGCATGCGCTCGACAGCATGAAGCTCTCGAGCGTCGAGAGTCTCGGCTACTGCTTTCAGATCGACATGCTCTTGCACGCCGTTCGTGCCCGACTCACGGTCGTGGAGGTTCCGATCACCTTCGTGGAACGCACGCTGGGTTCATCGAAGATGAGCGGACGCATCGTCATCGAGGCGATGGGAAGAGTCACCCTGTGGGGCATGACTGGCATGGGCGTGCGGCGCGCTCGCGCCGTCACAGAGACATCCCTGCAAAAAGGCTAGCGATCCTTCCACTTAAGGTCATTGTGACTATATACTGGCCATTCTAGTTAGAGTCACTTTGACCTTTACCTCTGGATACCGATGCCCGCCTCACCCGCGCAACGAAACCCTGGCGCCACGCTTGCCGTGTCGACGGTTATTTTCGCACTGCGTCCGGACGCCAACTCCGGCATGAAGATGCTCTGGCTTCCCCTGGTGCGCCGCACGAGGGAACCGCACCGGAATCAGTGGGCGCTCCCTGGTGGTTGGCTGCCCGATGCGGAGGAACTCGCCGCCGCCGCCGCGCGTACCCTGCACGAGACGACAGCCCTCGCGCCGACCTACCTCGAACAGTTGTACACGTTCGGCGATCTCAACCGTTCCCCCGGCAACCGGGTCGTCTCGATCGTCTATTGGGCACTCGTGCAGTC is a genomic window containing:
- a CDS encoding polyprenol monophosphomannose synthase — its product is MANTLVIIPTYNECENIPLIVARVRASVPAAHVLVVDDSSPDGTGVLADELSAADAAVHVLHRHDKTGLGAAYLDGFGWGLSHGYDQLVQLDADGSHLPEQLPDLLAAAATADVVMGSRWVPGGAVKNWPWHRRALSRGGSIYSRALLRLPQRDVTGGFRVYSAHALDSMKLSSVESLGYCFQIDMLLHAVRARLTVVEVPITFVERTLGSSKMSGRIVIEAMGRVTLWGMTGMGVRRARAVTETSLQKG